A portion of the Desmodus rotundus isolate HL8 chromosome 8, HLdesRot8A.1, whole genome shotgun sequence genome contains these proteins:
- the PDE12 gene encoding 2',5'-phosphodiesterase 12, translating into MWRLPGARAALRGVRAAVERHSRAETATETAAGAMERAVVRCVPSEPKLSLSFALADGSHKNMQRDQSEPLGRALSRIATNALKGHAKAAAAKKSRKNRPNTSGGVACSGPGPEPAAACEPVVKLYYREEAVAEDVLNVDAWQDGAVLQIGDVKYKVERNPPAFTELQLPRYIMAGFPVCPKLSLEFGDPACSLFRWYREAKPGSAEPEDGGPSSLSPALPSPRWTETGVDKRVYTPSNADIGLRLKLHCTPGNGQRFGPSRELESVCPVEAGPGTCTFDHRHLYTKKVTDDALIRTVSYNILADTYAQTEFSRTVLYPYCAPYALELDYRQNLIQKELTGYNADLICLQEVDRNVFTDSLVPALEAFGLEGVFRIKQQEGLATFYRKSKFDLLTRHDISFHEALESDPLHKELLEKLVLYPSAQERVLQRSSVLQVSILQSTKDSSKKICVANTHLYWHPKGGYIRLIQMAVALAHIRHVSCDLYPGIPVIFCGDFNSTPSTGMYHFVIDGTIPEDHEDWASNGEEERCNMSLTHFLKLKSACGEPAYTNYVGGFHGCLDYIFIDLNALEVEQVIPLPSHEEVTTHQALPSVSHPSDHIALVCDLKWK; encoded by the exons ATGTGGAGGCTCCCAGGTGCCCGCGCCGCGCTTCGTGGGGTCCGCGCGGCCGTGGAGCGGCACAGTCGGGCCGAGACGGCAACTGAGACGGCGGCGGGCGCGATGGAGCGCGCTGTAGTGCGCTGTGTGCCCTCCGAGCCTAAACTAAGCTTGTCGTTCGCGCTGGCCGACGGCAGCCACAAGAACATGCAGCGCGACCAAAGTGAGCCGCTGGGTCGAGCCCTCAGCCGGATTGCCACCAACGCCCTCAAGGGCCACGCTAAAGCGGCTGCCGCCAAGAAGAGCAGGAAGAACCGACCAAACACGAGCGGCGGCGTGGCCTGTTCCGGGCCCGGACCCGAGCCGGCTGCGGCCTGCGAGCCGGTAGTGAAGCTGTACTACCGGGAGGAGGCAGTCGCTGAAGACGTGCTCAATGTGGACGCCTGGCAGGACGGTGCTGTGCTGCAGATCGGCGATGTCAAATACAAGGTGGAGCGCAACCCGCCCGCCTTCACCGAGCTGCAGTTGCCACGCTATATCATGGCTGGCTTCCCGGTTTGCCCCAAGCTCAGCCTCGAATTTGGGGATCCCGCCTGCTCCCTCTTCCGCTGGTACAGGGAAGCTAAACCCGGGTCGGCGGAGCCTGAGGACGGGGGCCCCTCGTCATTGTCTCCCGCCTTGCCCTCTCCTAGGTGGACGGAAACGGGTGTGGACAAGCGCGTCTACACCCCGTCCAATGCAGACATCGGGCTACGGCTCAAGCTTCATTGCACCCCAGGCAATGGGCAGCGCTTCGGGCCAAGCCGGGAGTTGGAAAGTGTGTGTCCAGTGGAGGCCGGTCCCGGCACTTGCACCTTTGATCACCGGCATCTCTATACTAAGAAGGTGACAGACGACGCTCTCATCCGCACTGTCTCCTACAACATCCTTGCTGACACGTACGCCCAAACTGAGTTTTCGCGGACTGTCCTGTATCCATACTGTGCCCCCTACGCCCTGGAGCTCGACTACCGCCAGAATCTTATCCagaaggaactcactgggtacaaCGCCGACCTCATCTGTTTGCAGGAGGTTGACCGCAACGTGTTTACAGACAGTTTGGTCCCGGCTCTCGAGGCCTTTGGGCTGGAGGGCGTATTTCGAATCAAGCAGCAGGAAGGCCTGGCTACTTTCTACCGAAAGTCCAAGTTCGACCTCCTTACCCGGCATGACATTTCTTTCCATGAAGCCCTGGAGTCCGATCCACTTCACAAAGAACTGCTGGAGAAGTTAGTTTTGTACCCATCGGCACAGGAGAGGGTGCTCCAGAGATCTTCTGTCCTTCAG GTTTCTATTCTTCAGTCTACAAAGGACTCTTCTAAAAAGATATGTGTTGCAAATACCCATCTCTACTGGCATCCCAAAG GTGGGTACATTCGTCTCATTCAAATGGCAGTAGCCTTGGCTCACATTAGACATGTCTCATGTGATCTGTATCCTGGCATACCAGTTATATTTTGTGGGGACTTTAATAGTACCCCATCAACAGGAATGTATCATTTTGTCATCGACGGCACCATTCCAGAGGATCATGAAGACTGGGCTTCCAATGGGGAAGAGGAACGATGCAACATGTCTCTTACCCATTTCCTGAAACTGAAAAGTGCTTGTGGTGAACCTGCTTACACAAATTACGTTGGTGGCTTTCATGGATGTCTGGATTACATTTTCATTGACTTAAATGCTTTAGAGGTTGAACAGGTGATTCCACTACCTAGTCACGAAGAAGTTACCACCCACCAGGCGTTACCTAGTGTTTCCCATCCCTCTGATCACATAGCACTTGTATGTGATTTAAAATGGAAGTAG